GCGCGATGCCGGGATCTATCTTGCCAAGCCTGCCATCGCGTCGCTGCGCGCGACCTATCTCGCGCTCGCTGGCGGAGTGGAGGCACGGCTGGTGCCAAGCCCTGCGCGGCTCGCCGCGATGCCCGACAGCGGCGCGGAGAGTTTCACCGCTGCGGCGCGCGGCGCGGCTGCGGCAAGGATCACCGCCGGCCTCACAGACATCGCGGTGCTGCTCGATGCCGATTACGAGACCCGCGCGCCTGCTGCGATCGGTCTTTCGCAGTATCCCGGCGGCCGCGAGCGTTATCGCCGCGCGATCGCCACCTACACCACCACCGACCAGTCGCCCGAACAGCTCCATGCGCTCGGCCTTCAGTTGGTTGCGAACACGCAGCGTCGCCTCGCCGAACTGCGCGTCCGGATCGGCTTTGCCGGGAGCCAAGCAGACTTTCACCGCATGTTGGACACCGATCCGCGCTTCCGCGTCGCCGATGCCGGGGCGCTGGAAGCCTTGTACCGCAAACAGATCGTCCGGATTGAGCCGCACATTCCCCGCTATTTCGGCCGCCAGCCGAAAGCAGGCTACGGCATCCGCCGCATCCCCGCCGCCAGCGAGGGCGGTGTCGCTTTCGGCTATTACGAGAAGCCTTCGAGCGTCGAGCCTCTGGGCCTGTTCCGCTACAACGGCGCCAACCTCGACAGGCGCTCAATGGTGCAGGCTGCGGCGATCAATTACCATGAACTAATACCAGGGCACCACTTCCACCTCGCCCTGCAAGCCGAGCACACGGCGCTGCCCCCGATCCGCCGTGAACTCGCAAGCCTTCGCCTCAGCGCCTACAACGAGGGCTGGGCCCAGTATGCCGCCAATCTCGCGATCGAAATGGGAGCGGTGAAGGATCCCTATGACCATTATGGTCTCGTCGCGCTCGACGCGATGATGGCGGCGCGGCTGGTGGTGGACACCGGAGTCAACGCTCTGGGCTGGGATTTCGAGCAGGCCCGCGACTACCTCGTGGCCCATACCATGATGTCTTCCGAGCAAGCCTCGGCCGAAGTGCTGCGTTATGCGACCGATGTTCCCGGCCAGGCGCTCGCTTATAAGCTAGGGCACGAGAAATTCGCGCACCTGCGCCGCGAA
This sequence is a window from Sphingopyxis sp. USTB-05. Protein-coding genes within it:
- a CDS encoding DUF885 family protein is translated as MIRHAFLAAWLIGAAQLAQASEHQGRVAGSDKAEQPSWIVAAIAEESWQGVLASDNALRDAAGLPFVGVKDIDRAEAERDAAAARTLLARLRVIDPAALTPDEEITRQFLIKFNKDIAEGPDNWVHDFAITPYSGVLPLNGLIELASKWPLATPKQRAEYLWLLTEIGDRLDQMKERTIAQRDAGIYLAKPAIASLRATYLALAGGVEARLVPSPARLAAMPDSGAESFTAAARGAAAARITAGLTDIAVLLDADYETRAPAAIGLSQYPGGRERYRRAIATYTTTDQSPEQLHALGLQLVANTQRRLAELRVRIGFAGSQADFHRMLDTDPRFRVADAGALEALYRKQIVRIEPHIPRYFGRQPKAGYGIRRIPAASEGGVAFGYYEKPSSVEPLGLFRYNGANLDRRSMVQAAAINYHELIPGHHFHLALQAEHTALPPIRRELASLRLSAYNEGWAQYAANLAIEMGAVKDPYDHYGLVALDAMMAARLVVDTGVNALGWDFEQARDYLVAHTMMSSEQASAEVLRYATDVPGQALAYKLGHEKFAHLRREAEAALGAGFDIREFHDTVLSPGAVQLDLLETHVRNWVAEMRSR